One part of the Bacteroidia bacterium genome encodes these proteins:
- a CDS encoding pyruvate kinase produces the protein MPQIKIEEFVQALSLAAEKHKYQRRAGYDALPYINHLIKVTQSLMQEADEKDRDTLLAALLHDILEDTELSREELAEKFGEEVAAIVSELTDDMNLDYERRKQLQIEGSKSLSLAAKKIRITDKASNLKDIFSYPLNWSTEQKQAYVETASKVVNEIRGTDTGLENFFDQSLKEIHQLAAKGSEAEEQKPGKLDKMIAKIDRLIKACKKAESRAEDALSGIHPRYQDSARNLIYYREFRQYDLRKLQESLGSLGLSRLAKAQAHILAGLKNTRTILNALREGSPIQENKLELSFKKGSKLLRSNAKRLLGKAIASRSTRIMVTMPTVAAENYELVEQMVQEGMDCARINCAHDHAEVWEKIIGNVRKAADSQGKVCKIAMDLAGPKIRTGQLKSGPKVRKYRPAKDVHGRIDQSMEIWIGPEARKDMPHVPIAQEDVAFFKDADEITFLDARAKKRKFRIDSWTEEGLKVLLEKTVFLETGSHLFKQAKRQGESIAVGELPYKEGIIMLNKGDHLRLDKESLPGAPVQLNKKGTLVKAAHISCTAPAIFEQVKVGEKILFDDGKIEGLIEEIHADHLWIRITYAAEGGGKLREDKGINLPESELRIKGLTDKDRIDLHFVARHADIVNFSFVNSPEDVQELIDALTALDAINRMGIILKIETQQAFNQLTEILLSAMQVNPVGVMIARGDLAIETGWYNIGRIQEEILSFCQAAHISDIWATQVLEGLAKKGIPSRAEITDAVMAQRADCVMLNKGPYILDAIRLLNQILVEMESFAEKNIPFSPKLEKASK, from the coding sequence ATGCCCCAAATAAAAATAGAAGAATTCGTACAGGCGCTAAGCCTCGCAGCAGAAAAACACAAATACCAGCGAAGGGCAGGATACGATGCTTTGCCCTACATAAATCACCTGATCAAGGTCACCCAAAGCCTGATGCAAGAGGCTGATGAAAAAGACCGGGATACATTGTTGGCGGCTTTGCTCCATGACATTTTGGAGGATACCGAACTCAGTAGAGAGGAACTTGCGGAAAAATTCGGAGAAGAAGTCGCTGCTATCGTCTCGGAATTGACAGATGATATGAACCTGGACTATGAAAGACGGAAACAACTTCAAATAGAAGGATCAAAATCTTTGTCCTTGGCGGCTAAAAAGATTCGGATTACCGATAAGGCTTCAAACCTCAAGGACATATTCAGCTATCCCCTCAACTGGTCTACGGAACAGAAGCAAGCATATGTAGAGACCGCATCAAAAGTGGTAAACGAAATCAGGGGAACGGATACAGGTCTTGAGAATTTCTTCGACCAGAGCCTGAAGGAGATTCATCAGCTAGCAGCTAAGGGATCAGAAGCAGAGGAGCAAAAGCCAGGGAAACTCGATAAAATGATCGCCAAAATCGATCGTCTGATAAAGGCATGCAAAAAGGCAGAAAGTAGGGCCGAAGATGCTCTCTCAGGTATACACCCGCGCTACCAGGACAGTGCCAGGAACCTGATTTATTACCGGGAATTTCGCCAGTATGACCTACGGAAGCTCCAGGAGTCTCTGGGTAGCTTAGGCTTGTCTCGTCTGGCAAAAGCCCAGGCCCATATTCTGGCCGGTTTAAAAAATACAAGAACCATCCTCAATGCTCTACGCGAAGGAAGTCCCATACAGGAGAATAAACTGGAACTGAGTTTTAAAAAAGGCAGCAAACTCCTTCGATCCAATGCGAAAAGATTGTTGGGGAAAGCAATAGCTAGCAGAAGTACCCGCATTATGGTGACCATGCCTACCGTGGCGGCTGAAAATTATGAGCTTGTCGAGCAAATGGTGCAGGAAGGAATGGATTGTGCGCGTATAAATTGTGCTCATGATCATGCGGAGGTTTGGGAAAAAATCATCGGGAATGTGCGAAAAGCTGCCGATAGTCAGGGAAAAGTATGCAAGATCGCCATGGATCTGGCTGGTCCTAAGATCCGAACCGGGCAGTTAAAAAGCGGACCAAAAGTGCGCAAGTATCGACCGGCAAAAGATGTCCATGGCAGAATTGACCAGTCCATGGAGATTTGGATTGGGCCTGAAGCCCGGAAAGACATGCCCCATGTGCCTATTGCGCAAGAAGATGTAGCTTTTTTCAAAGATGCCGATGAGATTACTTTCTTGGATGCCCGTGCTAAAAAAAGAAAGTTTCGAATAGATAGTTGGACAGAGGAGGGATTGAAGGTTCTTCTGGAGAAAACCGTTTTCCTCGAAACCGGTTCCCACCTGTTCAAGCAAGCAAAAAGACAGGGGGAAAGTATAGCTGTTGGGGAATTGCCTTACAAAGAAGGGATCATTATGCTAAATAAAGGGGATCACCTCCGTTTAGATAAAGAAAGCCTGCCCGGAGCACCTGTTCAACTAAATAAGAAAGGTACCCTTGTCAAAGCGGCACATATTTCCTGTACAGCACCGGCTATTTTCGAGCAAGTAAAAGTAGGTGAAAAAATCCTCTTTGATGATGGTAAAATTGAAGGATTGATTGAAGAGATACATGCCGATCATTTATGGATAAGGATCACCTATGCGGCAGAAGGAGGAGGCAAGCTCAGAGAAGATAAAGGGATTAACCTGCCTGAAAGTGAACTTCGAATCAAAGGTCTGACGGATAAAGATCGGATTGACCTGCACTTTGTGGCCCGCCATGCGGATATTGTGAATTTTTCCTTTGTCAATAGCCCGGAAGATGTACAGGAACTCATAGATGCCTTGACCGCTCTTGATGCCATAAATCGCATGGGCATTATCCTGAAAATAGAAACCCAACAAGCTTTTAATCAACTAACAGAAATCCTGCTGTCTGCCATGCAAGTCAATCCGGTAGGAGTAATGATCGCTCGGGGAGACCTTGCGATAGAAACGGGTTGGTACAACATCGGCAGGATACAGGAAGAAATTCTTTCCTTCTGCCAGGCGGCTCACATTAGCGATATCTGGGCTACTCAGGTGCTTGAAGGCCTGGCTAAAAAGGGTATACCTTCCCGGGCCGAAATTACAGATGCCGTTATGGCTCAGCGGGCAGATTGCGTCATGCTCAACAAAGGGCCTTATATACTCGACGCTATACGCCTGCTCAATCAAATACTGGTTGAAATGGAATCCTTTGCGGAGAAAAACATCCCTTTTTCCCCTAAATTGGAAAAAGCCAGTAAATAA
- a CDS encoding nuclear transport factor 2 family protein, giving the protein MKLTRFAFLILPLFLGNIAFGQGIKKLSNIQIVERFFEGMNDPSKIQASLDLLTDDYAFKNPLVELKSKPEFIALVGEIGKVVTGVKLKHIAENDQDEVVVLYEFTSSLPGMESNFATEWFWIKDGKIVASHMIYDTTEWRKVYAQMER; this is encoded by the coding sequence ATGAAATTGACAAGATTCGCATTTCTGATTCTGCCCCTCTTTTTAGGAAACATTGCCTTTGGACAAGGCATAAAAAAGCTCTCCAATATCCAAATCGTTGAAAGATTCTTTGAAGGGATGAACGATCCCTCCAAAATTCAGGCATCTCTGGATTTACTGACGGATGACTATGCCTTTAAAAACCCCCTGGTCGAACTCAAATCTAAACCAGAGTTCATTGCTTTGGTGGGAGAAATAGGCAAGGTGGTAACCGGAGTCAAGCTAAAACACATAGCTGAAAACGATCAGGATGAAGTCGTGGTTCTCTACGAATTTACCTCTTCCCTTCCTGGTATGGAATCCAATTTTGCTACAGAGTGGTTTTGGATAAAGGACGGCAAGATTGTCGCCTCACACATGATCTACGATACTACCGAATGGAGGAAAGTCTATGCCCAAATGGAGCGATAA
- a CDS encoding GNAT family N-acetyltransferase, whose amino-acid sequence MKYPIDCIDKKEYPEVVELWEASVRATHHFLKEEDIRYFKPLILNHYLDAVDLSCIRNDSGRILGFQGVAEGNLEMLFIHPDQRGKGIGKALLEHAVKKLGITKVDVNEQNEQALGFYLHYGFEVISRSDLDSSGKPYPILHMELKS is encoded by the coding sequence ATGAAATACCCCATCGACTGCATTGATAAAAAGGAATATCCCGAAGTCGTCGAACTCTGGGAGGCATCTGTACGAGCTACCCATCACTTTCTCAAAGAGGAGGATATCCGCTATTTCAAACCTTTGATCCTCAATCATTACCTGGATGCAGTTGATTTGAGCTGTATTCGTAATGATTCTGGCAGAATCCTGGGCTTTCAGGGAGTTGCCGAGGGAAATTTGGAAATGCTCTTTATTCATCCGGATCAGAGAGGGAAAGGGATAGGGAAAGCCCTTTTGGAACATGCAGTAAAAAAGCTGGGAATTACCAAAGTAGATGTTAATGAGCAGAATGAACAGGCTTTGGGTTTTTACTTGCATTATGGATTTGAAGTGATTTCCCGTTCAGACTTAGACTCCTCTGGTAAACCCTATCCCATCTTGCATATGGAGTTGAAGTCCTAA
- a CDS encoding ester cyclase, with translation MDNSTLPLAEQLVLDFFDRVWHAPHERDAIDELMTQDYVITTAGQRVEGREAFKTWVGKFQEQLLDAKTESVDVFSNEKGDKVVSRWICSGRNNGLFGLEADDRFISFSGIAIWSIRDQKLAECWVERSAYELYQELVSAQKKSDFI, from the coding sequence ATGGATAATTCTACTCTCCCCTTAGCGGAACAACTCGTTCTGGATTTTTTCGATAGGGTCTGGCATGCTCCTCACGAACGAGATGCCATCGACGAATTGATGACCCAGGATTATGTGATAACTACAGCAGGGCAAAGAGTAGAAGGGCGAGAGGCATTTAAAACCTGGGTAGGAAAATTTCAAGAACAGCTCCTGGACGCAAAAACAGAGAGCGTCGATGTTTTTTCTAATGAAAAAGGAGATAAGGTAGTTTCCCGTTGGATATGTTCGGGTAGGAATAATGGACTATTTGGTCTGGAGGCGGATGATCGTTTTATTTCCTTTAGCGGAATCGCCATTTGGAGCATTCGGGATCAAAAACTCGCCGAATGCTGGGTGGAAAGGAGTGCGTATGAGTTGTATCAGGAATTGGTATCCGCTCAGAAGAAAAGTGATTTTATCTAG
- a CDS encoding pyridoxamine 5'-phosphate oxidase family protein — MEEIKECIDRSILCWLATSSVKNMPNVSPKEIFAFYENDSIIIANIASPQSIRNIRENPNVCVSFIDILVQKGFQIKGAAEIVKKTQPEFSEMEKVLLKMTAGKFPFSSIIKINMDEVKPIIAPKYILYPETTEEEQIASAKKAYGL; from the coding sequence ATGGAAGAAATAAAGGAATGTATTGACCGAAGTATTTTATGCTGGTTAGCAACTTCATCTGTGAAAAATATGCCCAATGTTTCTCCGAAAGAAATCTTTGCTTTCTACGAAAACGACAGCATCATTATCGCAAACATCGCTTCTCCTCAAAGCATCCGCAACATTCGAGAGAATCCCAATGTTTGTGTGAGTTTTATTGATATACTCGTCCAAAAGGGATTTCAAATCAAGGGCGCAGCAGAAATTGTAAAAAAGACGCAGCCAGAATTCTCAGAGATGGAAAAAGTTCTGCTCAAAATGACTGCTGGGAAATTTCCTTTCTCAAGTATTATCAAAATTAACATGGATGAGGTGAAGCCGATCATTGCCCCGAAATACATCCTTTATCCAGAAACAACAGAAGAGGAACAAATTGCAAGTGCAAAAAAAGCCTACGGCCTTTAA
- a CDS encoding DJ-1/PfpI family protein, producing MRHLSILIPKGTLILDTIVGSLNLFRMANSYAKRVGKYEEDYFSIDLVAETLEPISCHGYFQVQPTASLNEVDQTDLIIITSITADIEGALEKNKSLIDWIRDRRVKNDAEVVSLCRSAFILAETGLLNGKSCATHWAVHHEFEKKYPKIDLLPEKIISEDKGIYSSGGAYSFLNMILYLIEKYYGRETAIWCSKMGEIDFDRINQNQFVIFSGQKEHGDEVIKKVQEYIEENYEDRLSIEALAEKFAISSRTFIRRF from the coding sequence ATGAGGCATTTAAGTATACTTATACCCAAAGGAACTTTGATCCTGGACACAATTGTTGGTAGTCTGAATCTCTTCCGGATGGCCAATAGCTATGCAAAACGGGTTGGGAAATACGAAGAAGACTATTTTAGCATTGACCTGGTCGCAGAAACCTTGGAGCCCATTTCCTGCCACGGGTATTTTCAAGTACAACCTACAGCTAGCCTAAATGAAGTCGATCAAACAGATTTGATAATTATCACCTCAATTACGGCTGATATAGAAGGGGCACTGGAAAAGAATAAAAGTCTTATCGACTGGATAAGAGATAGAAGGGTGAAGAATGATGCGGAGGTAGTGAGTTTGTGCAGGAGTGCCTTTATTTTGGCCGAAACTGGCTTGCTCAATGGGAAATCATGTGCAACACATTGGGCTGTACATCATGAATTCGAAAAGAAGTATCCGAAAATTGATCTGCTACCCGAAAAGATAATCAGCGAAGATAAAGGCATTTATTCAAGCGGTGGAGCCTATTCTTTTTTAAATATGATCCTGTACCTCATCGAAAAGTACTATGGAAGAGAAACGGCCATTTGGTGTTCAAAAATGGGTGAGATTGATTTCGACCGTATAAATCAAAATCAATTCGTCATATTCAGTGGGCAAAAAGAGCATGGAGATGAGGTAATTAAAAAGGTACAGGAGTATATCGAAGAAAATTATGAGGACCGCTTAAGTATAGAAGCCCTTGCCGAGAAATTTGCCATCAGCAGCAGGACTTTTATCCGAAGGTTTTAA
- a CDS encoding antibiotic biosynthesis monooxygenase produces MKNQSITVVYTWTANPGKSEELKSIYQSVAKQMQETEPNALQVDCFFDDSSRTLVVYDLFKDGAALGQHLGTTAAGHFPQLLKIANPGSFLFCGEVPEELKQAALGMGLDATFAPRAFGFNRAVFE; encoded by the coding sequence ATGAAAAATCAATCAATCACCGTAGTTTACACATGGACCGCAAATCCCGGAAAATCAGAGGAATTGAAATCTATTTATCAGTCTGTAGCCAAACAAATGCAGGAGACAGAACCAAATGCCCTTCAGGTAGATTGCTTTTTCGATGATAGCTCCCGGACTCTGGTCGTTTATGATCTTTTCAAGGACGGCGCAGCTCTTGGACAACATTTAGGTACAACTGCTGCCGGGCACTTTCCTCAATTGCTAAAAATTGCCAATCCAGGATCTTTTCTTTTCTGTGGCGAAGTTCCTGAAGAATTGAAGCAAGCAGCCTTGGGCATGGGACTGGATGCCACTTTTGCTCCCCGCGCTTTTGGATTTAATAGGGCAGTTTTCGAATAA
- a CDS encoding transposase, which yields MDNNVYGIDIAKKSFEVVCLNDSGKSWVKSYSNTASGHCKFIEVLSQGDLCVMEASGPYYLSLAFSLHQHGIKLSVVNPLVIRRYSQMQLRRTKTDQQDARLIAQYGRDHRSFIKLWQPPAAIFLRLQQFLTSINLFQKQLQMLRNQLEAMDQVPIVDPLVRSQQLYLIEQLQASIKRLEQQMLSLSKEHCSQSYQSLMSIPGIGPKTACLLICITHDFSRFESAKQLVAYLGLCPRIFTSGSSVKGKERIVKMGQALARKYLYMGAFSAMKVNPLCQSMVENMKQKGKHHKVIRVAVAHKLLRQAFAVAKNRTQFNPNFI from the coding sequence ATGGATAATAACGTATATGGAATCGACATTGCCAAAAAAAGCTTTGAAGTAGTCTGTCTTAATGATAGTGGGAAAAGCTGGGTAAAAAGCTATTCCAATACTGCTTCGGGCCATTGTAAATTTATCGAAGTCCTCTCTCAAGGAGATCTCTGTGTCATGGAAGCAAGTGGTCCCTATTATTTATCCCTGGCCTTTAGTTTACATCAGCATGGGATTAAACTAAGTGTAGTTAATCCCCTGGTCATTCGCCGCTACAGTCAGATGCAATTAAGGCGAACCAAGACCGATCAGCAAGACGCGCGCTTAATTGCTCAATATGGACGGGATCACCGAAGCTTTATTAAGCTCTGGCAGCCTCCAGCGGCTATTTTTCTCCGCTTACAGCAGTTTTTGACTAGCATTAACCTATTTCAAAAACAGCTCCAGATGCTTCGTAATCAGCTCGAGGCTATGGATCAAGTTCCTATTGTGGATCCTTTGGTGAGAAGTCAGCAGCTTTATCTGATCGAACAGCTACAAGCTTCGATCAAGCGGCTGGAGCAACAGATGCTCAGCCTTAGTAAAGAGCATTGTTCACAAAGCTATCAGTCGCTTATGAGCATCCCAGGTATAGGACCTAAGACCGCTTGTTTGTTGATCTGTATTACCCATGACTTTAGCCGATTTGAGTCTGCCAAACAATTGGTCGCTTATTTGGGATTATGTCCTCGTATTTTCACATCGGGTAGCTCAGTAAAGGGAAAGGAGAGGATCGTAAAAATGGGGCAGGCCTTGGCAAGAAAGTATCTCTATATGGGAGCCTTTTCCGCGATGAAAGTAAATCCTCTTTGTCAATCTATGGTAGAAAACATGAAGCAAAAGGGTAAACATCATAAAGTCATTAGAGTTGCGGTTGCTCATAAACTCTTAAGACAGGCTTTTGCTGTAGCTAAAAATAGAACTCAATTTAATCCCAATTTTATTTGA
- a CDS encoding 2OG-Fe(II) oxygenase has protein sequence MDDDHLEQIQFEGLIQGLIDHEYACCDDFINSHLLSGLRGNIQDLKDSKDMKAAGLGKKMDYQKNKLVRGDNIKWIEGDSENKYEQIYLKKMGNFIKYLNETCFTSINTFESHYASYEQKTYYKKHIDQFKEDKSRKFSIIIYLNKDWQKKDGGMLSLYPKGANQKDISPFGGRMVFFRSDEMEHEVQPSFTRERISIAGWFKN, from the coding sequence ATGGATGATGACCATCTGGAGCAAATCCAGTTCGAAGGCTTAATTCAGGGGCTTATAGATCATGAGTATGCTTGCTGTGACGACTTTATTAATTCACATCTGCTATCCGGCCTAAGAGGAAATATTCAGGACTTGAAAGACTCAAAAGACATGAAGGCCGCTGGATTGGGGAAGAAAATGGATTATCAAAAAAACAAATTGGTCAGAGGAGATAATATAAAATGGATTGAAGGAGATAGCGAAAACAAATACGAACAGATCTATTTGAAAAAGATGGGGAATTTCATCAAGTACTTAAATGAAACTTGTTTTACATCTATCAATACCTTCGAATCACATTATGCGAGCTATGAACAAAAAACTTATTATAAGAAGCATATTGATCAATTTAAAGAGGACAAGAGTCGAAAGTTTTCCATCATTATTTACTTAAATAAAGATTGGCAAAAAAAGGATGGAGGAATGTTGAGCCTTTATCCGAAAGGAGCCAATCAAAAAGATATTTCTCCCTTTGGGGGAAGAATGGTTTTCTTTAGAAGTGATGAAATGGAACATGAAGTGCAGCCCTCATTTACAAGAGAGCGAATAAGTATAGCCGGCTGGTTTAAGAATTAG
- a CDS encoding cold shock domain-containing protein yields the protein MNNGTVKFFNEEKGFGFITPDDGGRDVFVHKNGLGGISITEGDKVSYETEQGKKGLNAVNVSLVRD from the coding sequence ATGAATAACGGTACAGTTAAGTTTTTTAACGAAGAAAAAGGATTCGGATTCATTACACCTGATGATGGTGGAAGAGATGTTTTTGTTCATAAGAACGGACTAGGTGGAATTTCGATTACCGAAGGAGACAAAGTCTCTTACGAAACTGAACAAGGAAAAAAAGGATTGAATGCAGTGAATGTATCTTTGGTACGGGACTAG
- a CDS encoding amidohydrolase family protein produces the protein MAKERFKKRKWAAFMLLILVFLGLTYYAIDRIQYKLNVMDVEEYEPISTLVVPETKLTKAKYPFIDVHNHQWTMPIQDLDKLVTEMDSLNMGVMVNLSGFRGKFLEWSLDNVNEKHANRFILFLNLNFEELDDEGWPDNALATLEEAVKQGVNGLKIYKGFGLTDKDNDGNRIAVDDPRLDPIWAKCGDLGIPILIHSAEPASFWKDKDKYNERWLELKQVPSRYRSAEDYPPFEQIITEQHNIFRKHPNTKFINAHLGWYGNDLGRLGELMDEFPNMYTEIGAVLAELGRQPRFARDWMIKYQDRVMFGKDTYRVSEYYTYFRVLETADEYFDYYRKRHAHWKMYGLDLPDSVLRKLYYENAIQVIPNIDASLFPVKEN, from the coding sequence ATGGCGAAAGAACGATTTAAAAAAAGAAAATGGGCAGCATTTATGCTGCTCATTTTGGTCTTTCTGGGACTGACCTATTATGCCATCGACAGGATTCAGTACAAATTGAATGTCATGGATGTCGAGGAGTATGAACCTATCTCAACCCTGGTAGTTCCTGAAACCAAACTCACCAAAGCTAAATATCCTTTTATTGATGTTCACAACCATCAATGGACCATGCCCATTCAGGACCTGGATAAATTGGTAACGGAAATGGATTCCCTCAATATGGGAGTGATGGTCAATCTCAGTGGTTTCAGGGGGAAGTTTTTAGAATGGTCTTTGGATAATGTAAATGAAAAGCATGCCAATCGTTTTATCCTCTTCCTCAACCTGAATTTTGAAGAGCTGGATGATGAAGGCTGGCCAGACAATGCTTTGGCTACCCTGGAAGAAGCCGTGAAGCAAGGGGTAAATGGCTTGAAGATTTACAAAGGATTCGGCCTGACAGATAAAGACAATGATGGGAATCGCATAGCGGTAGATGATCCCCGCCTGGATCCGATATGGGCGAAATGTGGGGACTTGGGTATTCCTATTCTGATCCACTCAGCAGAGCCTGCATCCTTCTGGAAGGACAAAGACAAATACAACGAACGTTGGCTGGAACTTAAACAGGTACCCAGTCGCTATCGATCGGCTGAGGACTATCCTCCCTTTGAACAAATCATCACTGAGCAACACAATATCTTTCGCAAACACCCCAATACAAAGTTCATCAATGCCCATTTAGGTTGGTACGGAAATGATTTGGGAAGATTGGGCGAATTGATGGATGAATTTCCCAATATGTACACCGAGATTGGGGCTGTCCTGGCTGAACTCGGTCGTCAACCTCGATTTGCTCGAGACTGGATGATCAAGTATCAGGATCGGGTCATGTTTGGCAAGGATACCTATCGGGTTTCAGAGTACTATACCTATTTTCGAGTCCTGGAGACGGCAGATGAATATTTCGACTATTATCGAAAGCGACATGCCCATTGGAAAATGTACGGACTTGATTTGCCCGATTCGGTATTACGGAAATTGTATTATGAAAATGCCATACAGGTGATACCGAATATTGACGCTAGCTTATTTCCTGTGAAAGAGAATTGA
- a CDS encoding DUF2911 domain-containing protein has translation MRRKIILGILALVVLFIGYQVYKIRTTPPASPPDKVNFSEGELEMSVDYSRPYKKDRLIFGEDTEVESEKPLQPYGQYWRMGANNATELSVNKNFTFAGNPIDAGTYRMYAIPGASEWEVVLNSEAGVWLAFLEPDYDKDILKVKVSPETIDPIVEQLTFDFSSDTTGINMNMSWDNIKISIPIGVQ, from the coding sequence ATGAGACGTAAAATCATCCTCGGAATACTCGCACTTGTCGTGCTGTTTATCGGATACCAGGTTTACAAAATCAGAACTACACCCCCTGCTTCACCCCCTGATAAAGTCAATTTCTCAGAAGGAGAATTGGAAATGAGTGTAGATTACAGTCGTCCCTATAAAAAGGATCGCCTGATCTTTGGAGAGGACACTGAAGTTGAAAGTGAAAAGCCTTTGCAACCATATGGACAATACTGGAGAATGGGTGCAAATAATGCAACCGAACTTAGTGTAAATAAAAATTTCACCTTCGCAGGCAATCCGATAGATGCCGGAACTTATCGTATGTATGCCATACCTGGAGCAAGCGAATGGGAAGTAGTTCTCAATAGCGAAGCTGGTGTGTGGTTGGCTTTCCTGGAGCCCGATTATGATAAAGACATCCTGAAGGTGAAAGTTAGTCCTGAGACTATTGACCCGATTGTGGAGCAACTGACTTTTGATTTTAGCAGCGATACGACAGGGATCAATATGAATATGAGCTGGGACAATATCAAAATATCCATTCCTATAGGAGTACAATAA
- a CDS encoding RNA polymerase sigma factor produces MSEEQLIQAIQQEPDQFEQLYEAYYSAIFNYVFKRIGEFELSRDIVSEVFLKAYAGISRFRWKGISIKSWLYRIASNEIKLYFRSKKYRPQLFAQTYKEMIFSEGKTPLELEKDQLEISQEKFAQFQRIQAALRELPLKYQEVIALKYFEQMDIEEIMQISGKKKGTVKSLLSRGMKHLKEKLN; encoded by the coding sequence ATGTCCGAAGAACAACTCATACAAGCGATCCAGCAAGAGCCCGATCAATTCGAGCAACTGTATGAGGCTTATTATTCGGCCATCTTCAATTACGTATTCAAACGGATCGGCGAATTTGAATTATCCAGAGATATCGTTTCTGAAGTATTTCTCAAAGCTTATGCGGGAATCAGTCGCTTTCGCTGGAAAGGCATTAGCATAAAGTCCTGGCTCTATCGAATCGCCTCTAATGAAATCAAGCTCTATTTCCGCTCAAAGAAATATCGGCCCCAATTATTTGCTCAAACCTATAAGGAAATGATCTTCAGCGAAGGAAAAACGCCTTTAGAACTAGAAAAAGATCAGCTGGAAATCAGCCAAGAAAAATTTGCCCAGTTCCAACGGATACAGGCTGCCTTGCGAGAACTTCCTCTCAAATACCAGGAAGTAATCGCCTTGAAATATTTCGAACAAATGGATATAGAGGAAATCATGCAAATCAGCGGCAAAAAGAAAGGAACGGTCAAATCCCTTTTATCCCGAGGCATGAAACACTTAAAAGAGAAACTGAATTAG